A genome region from Gemmatimonadota bacterium includes the following:
- the mtgA gene encoding monofunctional biosynthetic peptidoglycan transglycosylase — translation MATRLKRTLWQRLRRLAVFAVLLVLVGPFVLILPLNLVQPFTTTVILRRSAQRLFEGKRPVYPRRDVVSRDEISPNLRRAVLASEDDRFYLHNGFDFEEIENALERAKRGRRLRGASTITQQVAKNLFLWEGRSYVRKGLEAWLTVVLELCLSKDRILDLYLNLAEWGDGVFGAEMAARTHFRKSAKNLSRDEGARLAAVLPSPRKWSPKGSIASRRASGIVVRMRYPAPKPEDLVKR, via the coding sequence ATGGCCACCCGCCTCAAGCGAACTCTCTGGCAGCGGCTGCGGCGTCTCGCCGTGTTCGCCGTGCTCCTCGTCCTCGTGGGGCCGTTTGTGCTCATCCTCCCGCTCAACCTCGTGCAGCCGTTCACCACCACGGTGATCCTGCGGCGGAGTGCGCAGCGGCTGTTCGAGGGGAAGCGCCCCGTCTATCCGCGGCGCGACGTCGTCTCGCGCGACGAGATCTCCCCCAACCTGCGGCGCGCGGTGCTCGCCTCGGAGGACGACCGCTTCTACCTGCACAACGGCTTCGACTTCGAGGAGATCGAGAACGCGCTCGAGCGCGCCAAGCGCGGGCGTCGCCTGCGTGGCGCGTCGACCATCACGCAACAGGTGGCGAAGAACCTCTTCCTGTGGGAGGGGCGGAGTTACGTGCGAAAGGGGCTCGAGGCGTGGCTGACCGTGGTGCTCGAGCTCTGTCTTTCGAAGGACCGCATCCTCGACCTCTATCTCAACCTGGCCGAGTGGGGCGATGGGGTGTTTGGCGCCGAGATGGCGGCGCGCACGCACTTCAGGAAGTCGGCGAAGAACCTGTCGCGCGACGAGGGGGCGCGACTGGCGGCGGTGCTGCCAAGTCCGCGCAAGTGGTCGCCCAAGGGGTCGATTGCCAGCCGGCGGGCGTCGGGAATTGTCGTGCGAATGCGGTATCCGGCGCCCAAGCCGGAGGATCTGGTGAAGCGATAG
- a CDS encoding sulfite exporter TauE/SafE family protein produces MSPLLFLLIGLVAGVLSGMFGIGGGVVIVPALVLLARLSPEAATGTSLALLLLPVGLLGAMRYWQSGHVRVEAALWVAAGLAIGAWGGAVLALSLDARQLQRAFAVFLVAVAVHLWMST; encoded by the coding sequence ATGAGCCCCCTCCTGTTTCTCCTCATCGGATTGGTTGCCGGCGTCCTGTCGGGGATGTTCGGCATCGGCGGCGGCGTGGTGATCGTCCCCGCGCTCGTCCTCCTGGCCCGACTGTCGCCCGAAGCGGCGACCGGCACTTCGCTCGCCTTGCTGCTCCTCCCGGTCGGACTGCTGGGGGCGATGCGCTACTGGCAGAGCGGGCACGTGCGCGTCGAGGCCGCGCTCTGGGTCGCCGCCGGGCTCGCGATTGGCGCGTGGGGTGGGGCGGTGCTGGCGCTGTCGCTGGATGCCCGTCAGTTGCAACGCGCGTTCGCCGTCTTTTTGGTGGCGGTGGCGGTGCACTTGTGGATGTCGACGTGA
- a CDS encoding type II toxin-antitoxin system VapC family toxin → MAGVLVDSNVLLDVMTEDPEWFSWSSDALAQAAETDILIINPLVYAEVSVRFERIEELDAALPPTHFRRDDLPWEAGFLAGKCFRLYRRRGGARRSPLPDFYVGAHAAIRGHALLTRDGTRYRTYFPRLELIAP, encoded by the coding sequence GTGGCGGGGGTGCTGGTGGACAGCAATGTCCTGCTCGACGTCATGACGGAAGACCCAGAGTGGTTCTCGTGGTCATCAGACGCGCTCGCCCAAGCCGCCGAGACGGATATCCTGATCATCAATCCGCTGGTGTACGCGGAGGTGTCCGTTCGCTTCGAGCGCATCGAGGAGCTCGATGCGGCGCTCCCGCCGACGCACTTTCGTCGCGACGATTTGCCGTGGGAGGCGGGGTTCCTTGCGGGGAAGTGCTTTCGCCTCTACAGACGTCGCGGGGGCGCGCGTCGATCACCGCTGCCTGACTTCTACGTTGGCGCGCATGCCGCCATTCGGGGGCACGCCCTGCTGACGCGTGACGGTACACGCTACAGGACCTACTTCCCGAGGCTCGAGCTGATCGCCCCGTAG
- a CDS encoding AbrB/MazE/SpoVT family DNA-binding domain-containing protein, which yields MKITTKGQVTIPVEVRERLGLLPNTEVEFVLKDGHAVLRKLRRTGRRGAKVVAHLRGKGTVALTTEQIMALTREA from the coding sequence ATGAAGATCACGACGAAGGGTCAGGTCACGATTCCCGTCGAGGTGCGGGAACGGCTCGGATTGCTCCCCAACACCGAGGTTGAGTTCGTGCTGAAGGACGGGCACGCGGTGCTGCGCAAGCTGCGTCGCACCGGGCGGCGGGGAGCGAAGGTGGTGGCCCACCTCCGCGGCAAAGGGACCGTTGCCCTGACGACGGAGCAGATCATGGCCCTGACGCGCGAGGCGTAG
- a CDS encoding DNA alkylation repair protein: protein MSVAEVLALLDAERDERGMHNWERLGASTGGMRSYGIGLTRLRAMAKKLGRNRELAQALWKTDVHEARVIALLIDDPARITRDQAEQQVEELAGGMLAHVFASCDATLAKTSFVAELADAWVKSDDPVRRECGYGLLYEASKFSGKKAPGDDFFLGHVARISETIESESEKVRLAMGAALMGIGKRSAVLNSAALKVARRVGPIEFTSVSGTCEPFDVVKHLTTDRLKEKLGV from the coding sequence ATGAGCGTTGCGGAAGTCCTCGCGCTCCTCGACGCCGAACGCGACGAGCGCGGCATGCACAACTGGGAACGGCTGGGTGCGAGCACCGGCGGGATGCGGAGCTACGGTATCGGGCTCACGCGGCTGCGCGCGATGGCCAAGAAGCTCGGGCGCAACCGGGAGCTGGCGCAGGCGCTGTGGAAGACCGATGTCCATGAAGCCCGGGTGATCGCGCTGCTCATCGACGACCCCGCACGCATCACCCGTGACCAGGCGGAGCAACAGGTCGAGGAGTTGGCCGGCGGCATGCTGGCGCACGTCTTTGCGTCATGCGACGCCACACTCGCCAAGACCTCATTCGTGGCGGAGCTGGCCGACGCGTGGGTGAAGAGCGACGACCCGGTCCGCCGCGAATGCGGGTACGGGCTGCTCTACGAGGCGTCGAAGTTCTCCGGCAAGAAGGCGCCGGGCGATGACTTCTTCCTTGGCCATGTGGCGCGTATCTCGGAGACGATCGAGTCGGAGTCCGAGAAGGTGCGCCTGGCGATGGGGGCGGCGCTGATGGGGATCGGCAAGCGGAGCGCGGTGTTGAACTCGGCCGCGCTCAAGGTCGCGCGGCGCGTGGGGCCGATCGAGTTCACCTCCGTCAGCGGGACGTGCGAGCCGTTCGATGTCGTCAAGCACCTGACGACAGACCGACTCAAGGAGAAGTTGGGGGTGTAG
- a CDS encoding AarF/ABC1/UbiB kinase family protein produces the protein MRALVIIARLFPLFVSVLRDVRRWIWWGAPAVRDAAFHQRRAQYLLDTVTALGPTFVKMAQIFASRADLIPEPYVSRLSTLQDRVKPVPTPAVRAEIEKALGAKIGTLFERFDDTPIAAASLGQVHRARYQGEEIVVKVLRPGVEELVAKDLSVAVPLTRWLARRYPNPHMRNARTVIEEYSSKVGEEMDFVLEASYARRIRDNFKGHRKVAVPRVIDTLVTRRVLGLEYMEGVRIDRVEAGPGEEAHDPRGVVGTVMELYLQMMLIDGLFHADPHPGNLLFSPDGKVVLLDFGMVVDVPREMRWHLVTTVFAAIRRDTDGIIAGFERMGFVEPGADMGKIRELADALMKLAYEKTTTKERIELLADQVMAVIYDFPILLPSEMVYFARTAALIEGLGTRYDPRFNAIMFASPIAVRMRARIMASLSDEAGRSPVDMATVVGAALGHVAGLAVKAGRELLGRWFAAPASEASTVAVAPTSPASTVVSLEQRRIAAGPPAPSTTPDKTLAAGD, from the coding sequence ATGCGCGCCCTCGTCATTATCGCCCGGCTGTTCCCCCTCTTCGTCTCCGTCCTGCGGGACGTGCGGCGGTGGATCTGGTGGGGAGCGCCGGCGGTGCGCGATGCGGCGTTTCACCAGCGGCGCGCGCAGTACCTGCTCGACACGGTCACGGCCCTCGGCCCCACCTTCGTGAAGATGGCGCAGATCTTTGCGTCGCGGGCCGACCTGATCCCCGAGCCGTACGTCTCGCGACTCAGCACGCTGCAGGACCGGGTGAAGCCGGTGCCGACGCCGGCGGTGCGCGCGGAGATCGAGAAGGCCCTTGGCGCCAAGATCGGCACGTTGTTCGAGCGCTTCGACGACACCCCCATCGCCGCCGCCTCGTTAGGCCAGGTGCACCGGGCGCGCTACCAGGGCGAGGAGATCGTGGTCAAGGTCCTTCGCCCCGGCGTGGAGGAGCTCGTCGCCAAGGACCTGAGCGTCGCCGTCCCGCTCACGCGTTGGCTGGCGCGGCGCTACCCGAACCCGCACATGCGCAACGCGCGCACGGTGATCGAGGAGTACTCGTCCAAGGTGGGCGAGGAGATGGACTTCGTCCTCGAGGCGTCGTACGCGCGGCGCATACGCGACAACTTCAAGGGACACCGCAAGGTCGCGGTCCCGCGCGTGATCGACACCCTGGTCACGCGGCGCGTGCTGGGGCTCGAGTACATGGAAGGGGTGCGCATCGATCGCGTGGAGGCAGGTCCCGGCGAAGAGGCGCACGACCCGCGCGGCGTGGTGGGGACCGTCATGGAGCTCTATCTCCAGATGATGCTCATCGACGGGCTCTTTCACGCCGATCCGCATCCGGGGAACCTGCTCTTCTCCCCCGATGGCAAGGTGGTGCTGCTCGACTTCGGCATGGTGGTCGACGTGCCGCGCGAGATGCGCTGGCACCTGGTGACGACGGTCTTTGCGGCGATTCGCCGCGACACCGATGGGATCATCGCCGGCTTCGAGCGCATGGGCTTCGTGGAGCCCGGCGCCGACATGGGGAAGATCCGCGAGCTGGCCGACGCGCTGATGAAGCTTGCCTACGAGAAGACGACGACCAAGGAGCGCATCGAGCTCCTGGCCGACCAGGTGATGGCGGTGATCTACGACTTCCCGATTCTCCTGCCGAGCGAGATGGTGTACTTCGCGCGCACGGCGGCGTTGATCGAGGGGTTGGGGACGCGCTACGATCCGCGCTTCAACGCCATCATGTTCGCCTCGCCCATCGCGGTGCGCATGCGCGCACGCATCATGGCCTCGTTGAGCGACGAGGCGGGGCGGAGCCCGGTCGATATGGCAACGGTGGTGGGGGCCGCGTTAGGCCATGTGGCGGGGTTGGCGGTGAAGGCGGGGCGGGAGCTGCTGGGGCGGTGGTTTGCGGCGCCGGCGAGCGAAGCGTCGACGGTGGCGGTGGCTCCAACTTCGCCCGCGAGCACGGTTGTTTCGCTGGAGCAGCGACGCATCGCCGCGGGTCCGCCCGCGCCGTCGACGACACCGGACAAGACGCTGGCGGCGGGCGACTAG
- a CDS encoding ABC transporter permease produces the protein MSQSESSSDRLRRLIRLPAKASRIRADVDAEISYHLEATERELVASGMSPEDARREAKRRFGDVEEVRETLGTLDRSGEERRQRGDFWRGWWQDLGRSLRSLRRDPAFVGVVAVTLALGLGGNATMFRIIDRVLLRPAPHVQDDGALSLLYFQRETTEFGRVTGTSQSYPVFDIMRRRLASTSDLAAWWTTSATSGRGAEAQSLEVSYVTPNFFDILGVRPWRGRLFGAADWKGEGETGVVLTHTLALSRFGSPEEAVGKTISINNADRTIIGVAPPGFIGPILRQVDLFVTMREGVGEQVGKEWETNKNMRWLQMVARRAPGVSAEQAGVAATTVVREAGRVLEKSDSTTTVIVGSIIPARRPDGNSSAQVAVWLGGVTLLVLLVACANVTNLMLARTVRRRRELAVHLALGISRARITRMLLTEALMLGAVSGVLALVFSVWGEGLLRSTLLQDMPWDGGAVDARSAGFVALLAMVAATLAGAVPAAVAAHTPLVESLKSGVREGGGRRGMLRRALVVVQGTFSVVLLIGAGLFVRSFQRASSLDLGYQPAGVFVATPDISGQVKTPEEFEQRWEAMSRSLGALPGVRAVAQTVTIPFESQWTKGVIINGDTLPPLKGGGPYVNAVSSDYFTTIGTPVLRGRDFTAQDRKGSAMVAIVNERMASQVWPGNDPIGQCLTSDVKEGCLSVVGVVADHRIESLAGDPPAHFFQPLGQWTPDMRSLLVSVATNGGIDANAIRRALVQAEPGLPFIRVRPMTSIIDEQLQPWRLGATLFALFGVLGLVVAALGLYSVIAHDVAQRSHEIGVRMALGARRTDVARLVVGRGLSQAVIGVVLGLSLAALVSRRFADLLFKTSPSDPFIYGGVAGLLLLVAVVATLVPARRASRVEPVEVLRGNE, from the coding sequence ATGAGCCAGTCAGAATCTTCTTCAGATCGGTTGCGTCGGCTCATCCGTCTGCCGGCCAAGGCCAGCCGTATCCGCGCCGACGTCGACGCGGAGATTTCCTATCACCTCGAGGCGACGGAGCGGGAGTTGGTCGCGAGCGGCATGTCACCCGAGGACGCCCGACGCGAGGCAAAGCGCCGGTTCGGCGATGTCGAGGAGGTGCGCGAGACGCTGGGGACGCTGGACCGAAGCGGCGAAGAGCGGCGTCAGCGCGGCGACTTCTGGCGCGGGTGGTGGCAGGACCTCGGTCGCAGCCTTCGCTCCCTCCGGCGCGATCCGGCTTTTGTCGGCGTGGTCGCCGTCACTCTCGCCCTGGGGCTCGGCGGGAACGCGACCATGTTCCGCATCATCGATCGCGTGCTGCTGCGCCCGGCGCCGCACGTGCAGGACGACGGCGCCCTCTCGCTCCTCTACTTCCAGCGTGAGACGACGGAGTTCGGGCGCGTGACTGGGACGAGCCAGAGCTACCCCGTCTTCGACATCATGCGGCGCCGGCTGGCGTCGACCTCCGATCTCGCGGCCTGGTGGACCACGTCGGCGACGTCCGGTCGCGGCGCCGAGGCGCAGAGTCTCGAGGTCTCGTACGTCACGCCCAACTTCTTCGACATCCTTGGGGTGCGTCCGTGGCGGGGGCGCCTCTTCGGCGCCGCCGACTGGAAAGGAGAGGGGGAGACGGGGGTCGTGTTGACGCACACCCTGGCGCTCTCGCGATTCGGATCGCCTGAGGAGGCGGTCGGAAAGACGATCTCGATCAACAACGCCGACCGCACCATCATCGGGGTGGCCCCGCCGGGCTTCATCGGGCCGATCCTGCGTCAGGTCGACCTCTTCGTGACCATGCGCGAGGGGGTTGGGGAGCAGGTCGGGAAGGAGTGGGAGACCAACAAGAACATGCGCTGGCTGCAGATGGTCGCGCGCCGAGCCCCGGGGGTGAGCGCCGAGCAGGCCGGCGTGGCGGCCACGACGGTCGTCCGCGAGGCCGGACGCGTGCTGGAGAAGTCTGATTCCACCACGACGGTGATCGTCGGCTCCATCATCCCTGCACGCCGCCCCGACGGCAATTCCAGCGCTCAGGTAGCCGTATGGCTCGGTGGTGTCACGCTACTGGTGCTATTGGTTGCGTGCGCGAACGTGACCAACCTGATGCTCGCGCGCACGGTTCGGCGCCGACGCGAGCTCGCCGTACACCTCGCGCTCGGCATCTCGCGCGCGCGAATCACACGGATGCTCCTCACCGAGGCGCTGATGCTGGGCGCCGTGTCGGGAGTGCTCGCGCTGGTCTTCTCGGTCTGGGGAGAAGGACTTCTGCGGTCCACGCTCCTCCAGGACATGCCGTGGGATGGTGGTGCGGTCGACGCCCGATCGGCGGGATTCGTCGCTCTCCTGGCGATGGTCGCGGCAACGCTGGCGGGAGCGGTCCCGGCCGCCGTCGCGGCGCATACCCCGTTGGTGGAGTCGCTCAAGTCGGGGGTGCGCGAGGGAGGGGGCCGTCGCGGGATGCTCCGTCGAGCGCTGGTCGTGGTGCAGGGGACCTTCTCCGTGGTGCTCCTGATTGGCGCTGGTCTCTTCGTGCGTTCCTTCCAGCGGGCCTCGTCGCTCGACCTTGGGTACCAGCCCGCCGGAGTCTTCGTCGCCACCCCGGACATCTCGGGACAGGTCAAGACGCCGGAGGAGTTCGAACAGCGCTGGGAGGCGATGTCGCGCAGCCTGGGCGCCCTCCCCGGGGTGCGCGCCGTGGCGCAGACCGTCACCATCCCCTTCGAGTCGCAGTGGACCAAGGGGGTCATCATCAACGGCGACACGCTCCCGCCGCTCAAGGGGGGCGGGCCGTACGTGAACGCCGTCAGCAGCGACTACTTCACGACAATCGGAACGCCGGTGCTGCGCGGGCGCGACTTCACCGCGCAGGACCGGAAGGGGTCGGCGATGGTCGCCATCGTCAACGAGCGCATGGCGAGCCAGGTCTGGCCGGGGAACGATCCGATCGGCCAATGCCTGACGTCGGATGTGAAGGAGGGGTGTCTGAGTGTCGTGGGCGTCGTCGCCGACCATCGCATCGAGTCCCTGGCCGGCGACCCTCCCGCGCACTTCTTCCAGCCGCTGGGGCAGTGGACCCCCGACATGCGCAGCCTGTTGGTCAGCGTTGCGACCAACGGCGGCATCGACGCCAACGCCATTCGGCGCGCGCTGGTGCAGGCTGAGCCGGGGCTCCCGTTCATCCGCGTGCGGCCGATGACGTCGATCATCGACGAACAGCTCCAGCCCTGGCGGCTCGGCGCGACGCTGTTCGCCCTCTTCGGCGTCCTTGGCCTCGTCGTCGCGGCGCTCGGACTCTACAGCGTGATCGCCCACGACGTGGCGCAGCGCTCGCACGAGATCGGGGTGCGCATGGCGCTGGGCGCTCGCCGCACCGACGTCGCCCGGCTGGTCGTGGGGCGCGGGTTGAGCCAGGCCGTCATTGGCGTCGTACTCGGCTTGTCGCTGGCCGCGCTGGTGAGCCGCCGGTTTGCCGACCTGCTGTTCAAGACCTCGCCGAGCGACCCGTTCATATATGGGGGGGTGGCCGGGCTGCTGTTGCTGGTGGCGGTAGTGGCGACGCTGGTGCCGGCGAGGCGCGCCTCGAGGGTGGAGCCGGTGGAGGTGTTGCGCGGGAACGAGTGA
- a CDS encoding PadR family transcriptional regulator, giving the protein MALDLLQGTLDVLILKALTWGPRHGYAVAHWLRHTSADELNVEDGALYTALHRMEHRGLLTAEWGVNDENRRVKLYQLTPSGRAELGARSSIWSRYVTAVDRVLSAS; this is encoded by the coding sequence ATGGCGCTCGACCTACTTCAAGGCACCCTCGACGTCCTGATCCTCAAGGCCCTCACCTGGGGGCCGCGTCACGGCTACGCGGTCGCGCACTGGCTGCGCCATACCTCGGCCGACGAACTCAACGTCGAGGACGGGGCGCTGTACACGGCGCTCCACCGGATGGAGCATCGCGGGTTGTTGACCGCGGAGTGGGGGGTCAACGACGAGAACCGGCGAGTGAAGCTCTATCAGCTCACCCCCTCCGGGCGCGCCGAACTGGGGGCGCGAAGTTCGATCTGGTCCAGATATGTCACCGCAGTAGACCGTGTACTGAGCGCCAGTTAG